The proteins below are encoded in one region of Ferroplasma acidiphilum:
- the cobM gene encoding precorrin-4 C(11)-methyltransferase, with protein sequence MHIVGAGPGDPELLTVKAKKIIDSTDVIIYADSLVSPETFSESRAKEIVKTSTLNIEQINMLVKKYYDEGLDITRLHSGDPSIYGAINDEIQFFNSNGMEYEIIPGISSVFAAAASMGMELTSPGTTQSVILTRVPRRTEHFENEELDILASHKTALAIFLSASNARAVTEKLIKGGYKGDDRAVIAYRVSWPDQKIIETTINGLEHSLFENRINRQALIMVGGNISYNSDKKSYLYNPDFTHLFRKSSKKS encoded by the coding sequence ATACACATAGTTGGTGCAGGGCCCGGAGACCCCGAGCTTTTAACGGTAAAGGCAAAGAAAATTATAGATTCGACCGATGTAATAATTTATGCTGACTCCCTTGTAAGCCCTGAAACTTTCAGTGAGAGCAGGGCAAAGGAAATTGTAAAGACGTCTACGCTCAACATAGAACAGATAAACATGCTTGTTAAAAAATATTACGACGAGGGCCTTGATATAACAAGGTTACACAGCGGGGACCCTTCAATATACGGTGCAATTAATGATGAGATTCAGTTTTTTAACAGCAATGGAATGGAATATGAAATTATTCCGGGCATAAGTTCTGTATTCGCGGCTGCGGCAAGCATGGGCATGGAATTAACATCGCCGGGTACCACCCAGTCGGTAATTCTAACAAGGGTGCCCAGGAGAACAGAACATTTTGAAAATGAGGAACTTGATATTCTTGCTTCACACAAAACTGCACTGGCAATTTTTCTCAGTGCATCCAATGCTAGGGCAGTAACGGAGAAGCTAATTAAGGGAGGCTACAAAGGTGATGATAGGGCAGTAATAGCATACAGGGTATCATGGCCTGACCAGAAGATAATAGAAACAACGATTAACGGGCTTGAGCATTCATTATTTGAAAACAGGATAAACAGGCAGGCGCTTATAATGGTAGGTGGTAATATATCATATAACTCCGATAAGAAATCATATCTTTACAACCCTGATTTTACACATCTATTCAGAAAATCATCCAAAAAGAGTTGA
- a CDS encoding precorrin-2 C(20)-methyltransferase, translating to MSLFKVVGLGPGDPELITMKGYKAIMDADIVFYPKTSLNSAENILKSLGVNSNRMRELEFPIGSEKISALSREYAGMIMKASRDNLKSVYAVEGEPMLYSTFLDIMPYIDIEFDVIPGISSMNGISAAMKIILATKDEPLLVLPAVKDYSYMEEKIMSYGNVVIFKAIRAREIIKEIIKKNQLTNYYIMSYVSTEKEIIYNNIDDIKDYMTIVVIKRYT from the coding sequence ATGAGTTTGTTTAAGGTTGTAGGGCTCGGGCCAGGTGACCCTGAACTTATAACCATGAAGGGCTATAAAGCCATAATGGACGCAGATATTGTATTTTATCCGAAAACATCGTTAAACTCTGCAGAGAATATCCTGAAGTCCCTGGGCGTCAATAGTAATCGCATGAGGGAATTAGAATTTCCAATTGGAAGCGAAAAAATATCCGCATTGAGCAGGGAATACGCAGGTATGATAATGAAAGCAAGCAGGGATAATCTTAAATCTGTATACGCTGTTGAGGGAGAACCGATGCTTTATAGCACATTCCTTGACATAATGCCATATATTGATATTGAATTTGATGTCATTCCAGGAATCAGCTCCATGAATGGCATATCAGCTGCAATGAAGATTATTTTAGCTACCAAGGATGAACCGCTCCTGGTGCTCCCGGCAGTAAAGGATTATAGCTATATGGAAGAAAAAATTATGTCCTATGGAAATGTAGTAATATTTAAGGCAATAAGGGCAAGAGAAATTATAAAGGAAATCATTAAAAAAAATCAGCTCACCAATTATTATATTATGAGCTATGTTTCAACTGAAAAGGAAATAATTTATAATAACATTGATGATATAAAGGATTATATGACAATAGTGGTGATAAAACGATACACATAG
- the cbiE gene encoding precorrin-6y C5,15-methyltransferase (decarboxylating) subunit CbiE, with amino-acid sequence MKRINIVGVFPGRPINPEAEKCIMESQVIFSGRRNLELIPQTPAQIFNIGSMKQFTGDLANTLADNKTVTVVASGDPLFFGIGKYITEHYDSGDIYIVPEVSSLQVALSRLGMDASHMVAISLHGREIKGLAQKIRNKRKIAIFTDGNNTPSRIAEYMTSFGLVDYSSYVLERLGYKDESISKYKIKELIGKEFNDLNIMILIKDGNVKISLLDDGVLLRKNNNITKKEIREISVSELDLNNGDTMWDVGSGSGSVAIYASLINPDGNIFAIEKDKALCNFIDENMRKFSTDINIINGEAPEALDGIPDPEAVFIGGSSGNIKNIVKYCYVRLKDGGRMVANITTMENFYAMMNYIKENNLQFDVKQVNISRLKPVSVYTRFEPLDQIYIVKVVKK; translated from the coding sequence ATGAAAAGAATTAATATAGTCGGTGTTTTTCCTGGAAGGCCAATAAATCCAGAGGCGGAGAAGTGCATTATGGAAAGCCAGGTAATATTTTCAGGCAGGCGCAATCTGGAATTAATCCCACAAACTCCAGCACAGATTTTTAATATAGGTTCTATGAAACAGTTTACAGGAGATCTGGCAAATACACTGGCAGACAATAAGACAGTTACAGTTGTAGCATCCGGAGACCCTTTATTTTTTGGCATCGGGAAGTATATAACGGAACATTATGATTCCGGTGATATCTATATCGTCCCGGAAGTAAGCTCACTGCAGGTGGCCCTTTCCAGGCTGGGGATGGATGCAAGCCATATGGTGGCAATAAGTTTGCACGGGCGGGAAATAAAAGGTCTCGCACAGAAAATAAGGAATAAAAGGAAAATTGCAATATTCACTGATGGAAATAACACACCATCAAGGATAGCTGAATACATGACCAGTTTCGGGCTGGTGGATTACTCGTCATATGTTCTGGAAAGGCTTGGATATAAAGATGAGTCTATTTCTAAATATAAAATTAAAGAATTAATAGGCAAAGAATTCAATGATTTGAATATTATGATTTTAATTAAAGATGGCAATGTCAAAATTTCACTACTAGATGATGGAGTGCTTTTAAGAAAAAACAATAATATTACAAAAAAAGAGATACGTGAAATCTCTGTTTCTGAACTTGATTTAAATAACGGAGACACGATGTGGGATGTGGGCTCCGGATCAGGATCTGTTGCCATATATGCATCCCTGATAAACCCCGATGGAAATATTTTTGCAATAGAAAAAGATAAGGCTCTCTGCAATTTCATAGATGAAAATATGAGGAAATTTTCTACTGATATTAACATAATAAATGGAGAGGCACCGGAAGCACTGGATGGAATTCCAGACCCGGAAGCTGTATTTATCGGTGGTTCCTCAGGAAATATTAAAAATATTGTTAAGTATTGTTATGTCCGGCTTAAAGATGGAGGCAGAATGGTTGCGAATATAACCACAATGGAAAATTTCTATGCCATGATGAATTATATAAAAGAAAATAACTTGCAATTTGATGTGAAACAGGTAAATATCTCCAGGCTCAAGCCAGTATCAGTGTACACAAGGTTTGAGCCTCTTGATCAAATTTACATTGTAAAGGTGGTGAAAAAATGA